AGCTGATACGCGACACGCTAATAGCTGATAGCTGATAGCTGATAGCTGAATGCTTACAAAGGAAATATCTAGATAAATGGACAATCTATACTATAAGAGTGTTGCTCTAAATAGTATTGTGTTCAATTATTTAATTCTATCCCTTGACTATATCGCAAAAAGCCAAGTCGGTCTAGATATTATCTTGAATCCCTTTGAGCTTTATACCTTACCCCTTGACGAGTGGATTACCGCAGTAGTTAATTTCCTAGTTGACAACTTCCGTCCCTTCTTTCAAGCAATTAGCTTGCCCATTACCTGGACTCTGGAAGGGATACAATCGCTGTTCCTATCCATTCCTCCGCTAATTTTCCTGATTATTCTGGGCTTGATAGTATGGCAAATTGCGGGTGGGAAAATTGGTATTTATAGCCTTATTGCCTTGACCTTGATTGGCTTTTTTGGAGCTTGGGAACAAGCCATGACTACCCTGGCGCTAGTGGTGACAGCTGTAGTTTTTTGCGTGGTGATTGGCATTTCCCTTGGCATTGCTTGTGCTAGTAGCGATCGCGTGGAGAAATTCCTGCGACCCCTGCTTGATGCCATGCAAACCCTCCCGTCATTCGTCTATCTTGTCCCAGTGGTAATGCTGTTTGGCATTGGTGCAGTCCCTGGAGTAATCGCTACTTTAGTCTTTGCTGTCCCCCCCTTGATTCGCCTGACCAACCTAGGAATCCGACAAGTATCTACAGAAGTTGTCGAAGCTGCGATCGCATTTGGTTCAACCCCAAGACAAATGCTTTGGGAAGTGCAAATTCCCCTAGCAATGCCAACTATCCTAGCTGGAGTCAACCAAGCCATATTATTAGCACTATCGATGTCGGTGGTGACTTCTATGATTGGTGTCGGGGGACTGGGACAGATGGTCTTACAAGGTCTCGGTCGGGTGAATGTCGGACTAGCTGCTGTGGGAGGATTAAGCATCGTGCTGATTGCGGTGATGCTCGACCGGATCACTCAAGTGGTGAGTCAAGCCAACAACCAAATCCCTTGGCTAGAGCGAGGACCGATTGGTTTTGTGCGTTTGAGGTTAACCAGTAAACCACGGACTGGGACTACTGTTGCTGTAACGGTTTTAGTGGCATTGCTTGTGGGTTTGATCAGCTGGCAACAAATTCCCCAAGCTACAACCGAATTAACTGCATCAGAAATAGCCCTACCTGGGAAAGGGTTGAAGGTACGCTCTACCTATGGTTATTCTCCAGAATCACAATTCACTACACACATCGTTAACACAGCTCTGGAAAAGCTCGGTTACGAGATTGAAAAACCCAAAGAACTCCAGCCAACCACCCGCCACATCGCTTTGGGTAATAACGACCTAGATTTTACCGCTAGCCACTGGGAAAACCTGCACACAGAATTCTTTGAAAAAAATGGTGGCGACAAGAAATTAGAGCGAGTTGGAGTTATTGTTTCTGATCTGTTGCAAGGGTATCAGATTGATCAAAAAACTGCTGAAAAATACAATATCACCAATTTAGAGCAACTCAAAGACCCTAAAATTGCCAAACTCTTTGACTCCGATGGAAATGGTAAGGCAAATTTAGCTGGTTGTATTCCCGGTTGGGGATGTGAGTTAGTTATTGAGCATCACTTAGATGCTTATGGGCTCAGGGATACTGTTGAACATGACCAAGGAGAATATAGCGTCCTAATTGCCAATACCATTGCTCGCTACAAACAAGGAAAACCAGTCCTTTACTACACTTGGACTCCCCTGTGGCTGGCTACGGTATTAAAACCAGGTGAGGATGTGGTTTGGCTAGAAGTTGCCCAAACCAATTTACCAGGACCCCAGAAAGGGTTGACAGAAAAACATACCTCAATCAATGGGAAAAATCTCGGATTCGCAGTGGATCGAATCCGCTTTGTGGCCAACAAAAAATTCCTAGCAGCCAACCCAGCAGCCAGACGATTCTTTGAGCTATTTAAGATGCGGATTGAGGATATTAATGCTGAAAGCTTACGGGCAAAAAATGGGGAAGATACCCCAGCAGATATCCATCGCCATAGCCAAGAATGGATTAAAAATAATCAAGATTTGTTTGATAGCTGGGTTGAAGAAGCTAGAAACGTTGGAGAAACTTCTGGAATTTGAGGTTTCCTATAATTTACGAGAACATGAATATTGTCAAGCTTGAGTAATTGGTAATTGGTAAAGGGGAATTGGTATTTGTGATTACTCCCGAGTTATAGCAGAAGTCAGAAGTCAGAAGTCAGAAGTCAGAAGTCAAACTCTTGCGCTTACTTAGGTTTGAGACTTTTGTCATGTCCTAACTGCCCTGGGGACTGCTATACCAGAGACTCACCTATAGGTAACATGCCCTCGAATCATCCGTTGCGCGATCGTAAGCATTCAGCCGTTGGCTGATACGCGACACGCTGATAGCTTACGCGCAATCTTCCCACTATCACAACTTCTAACAAATTGGTATATTCCAAAATTGTCCGGATTAACCTGATCTACCCAGTAAAAAGAAAGTGGTAGATGCACCCTGGTAAAGTCCTAGAGCTAAACTCTGGGGCTTTTTTTATTTAGAAACCGTATCCCACTGCTGATTATCCGCTGGAACAACATCTGGCAAAGACCGACCCATCCAATACAGCCACCCTAAACCAGCAACTCCCAATGCGATCGCAACCAAACTGACCACTTGAGCAATGCGTAATGGACCGAGCATCAGACTATCCATCCGCAATCCCTCAATCCAGAAGCGACCAGTACTATAGGCAACCATATAGACTAGAGCCATCGTCCCTACCTTCAGATGGGGTTTGCGGCGTAAATCCCGAAAGAACAGAGTCATCAGTAACCCAAAGACCAATAAGTTCCACACAGACTCATACAGAAAGGTGGGATGGAAATATTCAAAATTCTGAAAGCCTGGGGGACGCTGTAGTGGTGGAATATACAATTTCCAAGGCAAATCCGTGGGAGCGCCAAAGGCTTCAGAATTAAAGAAATTACCCCAACGTCCGATTGCTTGACCTAATATCAGAGAAGGAACTACTAGATCAACTAACAGCCAGACAGACAGTTTATTGAGGCGGGCGAAAATTGTTGCAGCTAAGATACCACCCAAGATAGCGCCATGAATGGCAATCCCACCATTCCAAATCGCAATAATTTGGTCTGGACGCTGGGCGTATTGTTCCCACTGAAACAAGACATAGTAAAGTCTGGCACCAGGAATCGCAGAAATCACCAGCCAGATAGCCAAGTCGCCCAACAAATCTGGGTTAACGTTACGGCCCTTGGCTAGATATTGGGACAGGCTAACTCCAATTAACACTGCTGAGGCAATCAATAGTCCGTACCAGCGGATTGTTAGGGGTCCGAGTTCAACGATTATTGGCCCAGGAGAAGTAAATTGGAACCCTAGGGTTAGAGCAGAGATTGCTTGCAGCATTGATTTATCCATAGGCAGCAAACCACAAGTTTCATTGTAGTCTCCTACAGCATCGGTTAAGTGATCAGAAAACTAAGTAAATTGATAATCGGGTGATGAGAGGATGGGATGATGGGGTGTAATGGTCATAGAAATATCCTGATCAAGTGCTTGGTCGAGGTATCGGACTTTGTCAGCCATGCAAAGCGCGAGTGGGGGCAACCCCCGTCAGGCCACTGCATCCCTTGTCAACTTCTATTACTTGACCAGGTCAATAGCATTCTCTAATCTGGAGTGCAATGGTGCGAAGCAAAAGCTTGGATTAGCTTCTGTCATAACTGCTCAGCAGACAGTATAAGGCGAACAACCAAATCACCTTCAACCCAAGGTCACGAACCCACCGTTAACCGCTAATCGCGGTATAACGGGGGCTTGAATAAGCTCACGACGTGACCAGCCTCAGACTTTTGAGTCTACGTTTTTTGAGCTATCACACCCTTAGATGCGTCGCTAGTCTTCTGCTCTGTGGTTAACAGTTAAACAGTCATAAACGGGTTAAGACAGTGCTGTTAACAAGACAAACTCAAAAAACATTGGCGTTCGCGCCAGCGTGTGCGAAGCACTCAGCGAACTTAACCCTAGTAATAGGAGAAAACACAATTATGCGTGTCTTTGTACTCAACAAAAATCGACAACCCTTAGACCCATGTAAACCTGCGAGAGCTAGGATTCTACTTTCGACAGGAAAAGCAAAGGTCTATCGTCGTTACCCATTTACCATAATCTTGACGGAGGAGATAAAGGATCCAGTAACTCACGAGCACCAATTAAAAATAGACCCGGTCGCAAAAACAAGCGGTCTAGCTATTGTTCAAGGAACACGGTTAATCTGGGGAGCCGAACTCACTCATAGAGGTTTCCAAATTCGAGTTGCTTTGAATTATCGTAGACAATTGAGGCGCAGTAGACGTAATCGCAAAACTCGATACCGCAAGCCCAGATTTCTCAACAGAACTAGACCAAAAGGTTGGTTAGCGCCTAGCCTGATATCTAGAGTTCAGAATATTTTGACTTGGGTTAAAAAATTGATTCGATTCTGTCCTGTCACCGGCATATCCCAAGAATTGGTTAGGTTCGATACTCAAAAGCTGCAAAATCCTGAAATATCTGGAATCGAATACCAACAAGGGACACTTTACGGTTATGAACTTCGTGAGTATCTACTTGAGAAATGGAATCGCCAGTGTGTTTACTGCGGAGTGACAGGAACTCAATTAGAAATTGAACATATTAAGCCAAAGTCCAAAGGCGGTTCTAATCGGGTTTCTAATTTGGCTATCGCGTGTCGTCCATGTAACCAAGCTAAATCCAACCAAGATATTGAGCTTTTCCTGTCGAAAAAGCCTAGCCTCCTGAAACGCATACTATGTCAAGCTAAGCGTCCACTGGCTGATGCGGCTTCTGTAAATACAACCCGTTGGAAGCTATATCACGTACTCAAATCAATAGGATTACCTGTTGAAGTAGGTAGCGGTGGATTAACTAAATTCAATAGGTGCCGCCAAAGTCTTCCTAAAACTCATTGGTTAGATGCAGCAAATGTTGGAAAAGTTGAAACATTGATTATTGAAGTAACCCTACCGTTGCTGATAACAGCAAAGGGACACGGTACTCGTCAGCTCTGTAGAACCAATAAGTATGGGTTTCCCACTCGTCATTGCTCCAGAATTAAGTTTCACAAAGGCTTTCAGACAGGCGACATAGTTCGTGCAGTAGTAACCAAAGGGAAAAAGATTGGTACCTATGTAGGACGGGTCGCGACCAGAAAATCAGGGTCTTTCAATGTTTCAACTAAATCAGGATTGGTTCAAGGAATCAGTCACAAATATTGTCAATTTATTCATAGGAAAGATGGTTATGCCTATACAAACTAAACCCTGTCCTCCCTTTCCTGAGTGCCTGTCACCTGGGGGAACCCCAGGTGTTTATATGGCACGTCTCGCCGCTAAATCAAAGATTATAGCGGGAGACGACCGGGAGGCGGACAGATGAATTCCGAACAACTAGAATTAACTATAGGCTGGCTTTACCCTACCCTAATGAGTACCTACGGCGATCGCGGTAATGTCATCTGCTTACAACAACGAACCCAGTGGCGAGGCATTAGAGTCAATGTAATTCCCCTGGATCAGCAAACCCCTGCTGAGCAATTCTATCAAGTGGATATCTTCATGGGTGGTGGTGCTCAAGATAGACAGCAAGAAATTGTTATGCGAGACTTACAAGGTAGCAAAGCCAATGCCCTACAAGAAAAAATTGAAGGAGGTACACCGGGGGTATTTACCTGTGGCTCACCTCAATTGCTAGGTCACTACTATGAACCAGCTCTAGGTAAGCGGATTCAGGGATTAGGGTTGCTGGATTTGGTCAGCAAGCATCCTGGCGTAGATGCTCGCCGTTGCATTGGTAATGTGGTATTTGAGATTACTGCATCACCCTTAGCCCAAGACTTAAAGGCTATGCTCGGGAAAAATCCAGTAGTGATTGGCTTTGAAAATCATGGTGGTCGTACCTATTTAGGTAATGTGGAACCCCTAGCTCAAGTGGTCAAAGGATATGGTAACAATGGGGAAGATGGCACAGAAGGAGCATTTTATCGCAATGCGATCGCAACCTACTCCCACGGTCCGCTGTTACCGAAAAACCCCTTTCTGGCTGATTGGCTGATCCAAACTGCCCTCAAGCAAAAGTATCATATACCAGTGTCCTTAGAACCACTGGATGATACCTTAGCAACCAAGGCACGGGTGGCGATGTTTAAACGTCTTTCCCTAACTAACCTGAGTTAACTAAGACTACTAGCAAGAAGCCGTGACTCTTACGGGGAATAGGCCATCGGTAATGGTAGAAATGTCTACCAATTACTAATAATCCACAGTCCCGACTTTAGCTAACCCGGCGGGAAGCCCCCCAGCATAATCTACGGGCTTTGCCCGACGCGGGGCGCGTTCGATTTGGTGTCGGGATGATAGCCGGGACGGGGTCTATGCTACCCAACCTTATCATCAGTCTTTGATGTGCTAAAATAATAGCATGACTTTAACTATGAACTACAACTACCGCATTTATCCGTCGTTAGCTCAGCAAGAATTAATGTTGAGTTGGCTAGAGACTTGTAGACGACTTTATAACCGTTGTTTGCGAGACTTAAAGGACTGGATGAATAGTAGAAAGTGTCTAGTTGATCGCTGTTCGATATACCAGGAATATATCATGTCTACCGATATTCCTTTTCCTGGATATATGGAACAGAAAAGACAGTTAACCCAATGGAAAAAAACCGAACCAGAACTTAAGGCAGTGCATTCTCAGGTGACACAAGACGTGGTTAAGAGACTGCATAACTCTTGGGAAACATTTAAACACAGAGGTCAGGGTTTTCCACGGTTTAAAAAGTATGGTCGTTATCAATCTTTTTTGTTTCCTCAGTTCCAGAAATCACCAATTGTCGGGAATCAAATTAAACTACCGATGATAGGACTGGTTAACATTAATTTACATCGAGAAATCCCCACAGGCTTCAGGGTCAAGGGTGTCCGAGTGGTTTCAAGATGTCGAGGGACAAAATGGTTTGTTGTCATTACCATCTCTGCTGATGTCTCTGTTCCTGATACCCCCGCTTATGGTCGTGCCATTGGGGTTGATGTTGGATTAAATTACTTTTTGGCAACATCAGATGGGTTAAAAATTACTAGACCAAAGTTTTTTGTAGACTTACAAAGCGAGCTTAAATTGCTGCAACGTAGGGCATCTCGAAAATGTAAAGGGTCTAAAAATTGGGAAAAAGCACAAGTTAAAGTAGCACGATTACACCACAAAATTGACAACACTAGAAAAGACTGGCAACTCAAAGTAGCCCATAGTCTCTGTGACCAGGCTGACTCGATTTTTGTTGAGGATATTGATTACCGAGTGATGGCTAAAGGTTTTTTAGGGAAACATTCTCTAGACGCAAGTTTTGGTCAGTTCAGAGCGTTATTGAAATGGGTTTGTTGGAAACGAGGGAAGTTTTTTGCCACAGTAGACCATCGGGGGACATCAAAGCAATGTCCTGACTGTGGAGCTGAATGGGACAATAACCTTTCAATTCGTTGGCATACTTGCAAAGAGTGTGGATATTCTAGCAATCGTGATGTTGCCAGTGCAGAAGTGATTCGCAATCGTGGAATTGAAAAGTACCCAAGGACTATTGGGGAATGGAAACCGCCTGCTGACAAGTCCGTGTCTGCCGAGGCTTCCTCGGCAGTTCATATCGGACGTAGCGTACTGTCGGGGATTTTAAATCTAGATAAGTGCTACGCAGGAATGCCTAACTGTGAGGTTGGGAAGCCCGCACCGTAGCGTCAGCTCGGTGTCGGGAGGATGTCACTGGATAGCCCCTTAATGCCTCGTAAACGAATAAACTACTTAGTATACCCCCTCCCAAGCAGTTGAGCGAGGGAGAAGGTGCGGTTAAAACCGCGCTTTGTCGTAGTTCCTCCGCGCTTTAAAAAGACGCGGTTTCCCTACCCCGTGAAGTCCGATGACTGGAAAAGTAATCGATAGCAGTGCCACTGGAATTCTCATTCTGATCATCCCCTTCGCATTGGTGATGGTTCTGTTGCTAAAGGCATGGCCGATCGTACTGGCCATGTTTACCCTAATTATCATCATCAGGCTTTGGCAGCAATACCAATGGCAGAAGTGGACTCGCAAAGTTAATCCCTTCTTCAATCAACTGATTAAAGATAACCAAGGCTGTCTGACACCCATGGACTTGTCGATCAAGGCAGATATTTCTGGAACTGCAGCCAAACAGTATTTAGACAAAAAGGCAGAGGAGTTTGGAGCTCAGAGTAAAACCTATGATGACATTGGCACTGTTTATTACTTTCTGACTGCTAGCGCTCTCGGTAGTATCTTTGATGAGAGTGAACCCTCCTTCGACCCTGAAAGTGAATCCTCCTTCGAGCCTGAGAGTGAATCCAACACCAGTCAACCAACCCCGTCTTTAGAACTACAGGTCCAAAAAGATGAGTTCTCTAGCAGTGATATCCCAAAAATGCTAGAAACTCCACGATCACAAGAATCTGTCGCCTCGAAACTAGCTGCCTTGACTGCTGATGCTTCAGGTGATCAAAAAAACTCGGTCAAAAAGAAGCAGGATAAGAAAGTTTATCAACCTCTGATCCAAGCCGAATTAGCCAAGCGACTGAATGTTCATGCCAGCACAGTTGGTAAACGTAAATCTGATGCCGACTTTTCAGAATGGAGTAAAAGTAAAGATCCAGACGGAATTGCCTGGGAATATTCATCACAGAGAAAGGAGTTCTTGCCAATTGTGAACAATTAGGAAAATCTCGATCGTGAATAAATTTTAATTAGTCATTAGTAATTTATTTGTGATCTGTACCGAATAACTAATGACTAATCAGTCAGCTTCCCATAATGATAAGTATTCAAAGGCCTATTATATCATACTAGCAATGATATAATACTACCTAAGGTTATAAAAAGCTGGGAACTAGGAAATGGAATGAGCAAGTTCTGCCTGGGTTGGGGAATTAAACCTGTCCAGAGCATCCCATTTATTCAACACTTGGGATTTAAGTTGTTCAAATTTGAGCTTTAGTATGCGTCTGCTGACTATGGGTTGAGCTATAGGTTGTGAGGTTTGACCAGTATTAGCCGACTCTTGTAACATTTGGCATTGTTGGGGTGTAAGCGTTACGGTCATTACCTGGTTACAGCGTTGTGGTTCTTCAGTGGAAAACAACAGTAGTCGATAGAAGCCTTTATCTGCTAAGCAACGAGTAATGGTCTGAACTTTCGAGGTTTTCAAGTCTAGATAGCAAGGGAGTAACCGAGAGTCCTGTGCTGTAGACTGAAGTACAGTAACCCATAGTAGCATCGGATGAGGCGAATTGATGAAGACAAATTGACTGTGGGGCTTGCTGAATAGATAATACTGAATTTCTTCTGGAGATAACATCAAGCATAAGGTGGCAAAATTTCCCAAGCTGCTTGGTAAAATTGCTGGAAATACAATTTTGCTAATTGGTTTATCCTGGGGCCAGGATTGCTGTAGACACACTTGTAACATTTTAACTCCTGATTATCTATTGTCTAATAAACCTATGAATATCATCATTGAAAACTCCCTAAGCTCAAGGCAGAATCATCAATGAAATATTCCCCCGTCACCGTTGATGCTGTTAATTGGTGAAACTTGACATGCCATAATGTTTCAGGTAAACTGTCTACACTCCCTAAGAATGATAGTGATAAACTATTCAAGGGGTAAGTAGATTGTTGAGCGACTACTTCTTTAACGCCATCCTTATAATTTTTCTGGAAAAACTTATTATTCATAAGGGTTCCAGAGATAAAATTTTCAGTCATTGGGGGAATCCCATTGACAAACATCAGGCAGGTAGTGAGAGCAGCTGCTTCGATCAAGGTTCT
The Moorena sp. SIOASIH genome window above contains:
- the proX gene encoding glycine betaine/L-proline ABC transporter substrate-binding protein ProX codes for the protein MDNLYYKSVALNSIVFNYLILSLDYIAKSQVGLDIILNPFELYTLPLDEWITAVVNFLVDNFRPFFQAISLPITWTLEGIQSLFLSIPPLIFLIILGLIVWQIAGGKIGIYSLIALTLIGFFGAWEQAMTTLALVVTAVVFCVVIGISLGIACASSDRVEKFLRPLLDAMQTLPSFVYLVPVVMLFGIGAVPGVIATLVFAVPPLIRLTNLGIRQVSTEVVEAAIAFGSTPRQMLWEVQIPLAMPTILAGVNQAILLALSMSVVTSMIGVGGLGQMVLQGLGRVNVGLAAVGGLSIVLIAVMLDRITQVVSQANNQIPWLERGPIGFVRLRLTSKPRTGTTVAVTVLVALLVGLISWQQIPQATTELTASEIALPGKGLKVRSTYGYSPESQFTTHIVNTALEKLGYEIEKPKELQPTTRHIALGNNDLDFTASHWENLHTEFFEKNGGDKKLERVGVIVSDLLQGYQIDQKTAEKYNITNLEQLKDPKIAKLFDSDGNGKANLAGCIPGWGCELVIEHHLDAYGLRDTVEHDQGEYSVLIANTIARYKQGKPVLYYTWTPLWLATVLKPGEDVVWLEVAQTNLPGPQKGLTEKHTSINGKNLGFAVDRIRFVANKKFLAANPAARRFFELFKMRIEDINAESLRAKNGEDTPADIHRHSQEWIKNNQDLFDSWVEEARNVGETSGI
- the lgt gene encoding prolipoprotein diacylglyceryl transferase; amino-acid sequence: MLQAISALTLGFQFTSPGPIIVELGPLTIRWYGLLIASAVLIGVSLSQYLAKGRNVNPDLLGDLAIWLVISAIPGARLYYVLFQWEQYAQRPDQIIAIWNGGIAIHGAILGGILAATIFARLNKLSVWLLVDLVVPSLILGQAIGRWGNFFNSEAFGAPTDLPWKLYIPPLQRPPGFQNFEYFHPTFLYESVWNLLVFGLLMTLFFRDLRRKPHLKVGTMALVYMVAYSTGRFWIEGLRMDSLMLGPLRIAQVVSLVAIALGVAGLGWLYWMGRSLPDVVPADNQQWDTVSK
- the iscB gene encoding RNA-guided endonuclease IscB — encoded protein: MRVFVLNKNRQPLDPCKPARARILLSTGKAKVYRRYPFTIILTEEIKDPVTHEHQLKIDPVAKTSGLAIVQGTRLIWGAELTHRGFQIRVALNYRRQLRRSRRNRKTRYRKPRFLNRTRPKGWLAPSLISRVQNILTWVKKLIRFCPVTGISQELVRFDTQKLQNPEISGIEYQQGTLYGYELREYLLEKWNRQCVYCGVTGTQLEIEHIKPKSKGGSNRVSNLAIACRPCNQAKSNQDIELFLSKKPSLLKRILCQAKRPLADAASVNTTRWKLYHVLKSIGLPVEVGSGGLTKFNRCRQSLPKTHWLDAANVGKVETLIIEVTLPLLITAKGHGTRQLCRTNKYGFPTRHCSRIKFHKGFQTGDIVRAVVTKGKKIGTYVGRVATRKSGSFNVSTKSGLVQGISHKYCQFIHRKDGYAYTN
- a CDS encoding type 1 glutamine amidotransferase yields the protein MNSEQLELTIGWLYPTLMSTYGDRGNVICLQQRTQWRGIRVNVIPLDQQTPAEQFYQVDIFMGGGAQDRQQEIVMRDLQGSKANALQEKIEGGTPGVFTCGSPQLLGHYYEPALGKRIQGLGLLDLVSKHPGVDARRCIGNVVFEITASPLAQDLKAMLGKNPVVIGFENHGGRTYLGNVEPLAQVVKGYGNNGEDGTEGAFYRNAIATYSHGPLLPKNPFLADWLIQTALKQKYHIPVSLEPLDDTLATKARVAMFKRLSLTNLS
- a CDS encoding transposase, whose product is MNYNYRIYPSLAQQELMLSWLETCRRLYNRCLRDLKDWMNSRKCLVDRCSIYQEYIMSTDIPFPGYMEQKRQLTQWKKTEPELKAVHSQVTQDVVKRLHNSWETFKHRGQGFPRFKKYGRYQSFLFPQFQKSPIVGNQIKLPMIGLVNINLHREIPTGFRVKGVRVVSRCRGTKWFVVITISADVSVPDTPAYGRAIGVDVGLNYFLATSDGLKITRPKFFVDLQSELKLLQRRASRKCKGSKNWEKAQVKVARLHHKIDNTRKDWQLKVAHSLCDQADSIFVEDIDYRVMAKGFLGKHSLDASFGQFRALLKWVCWKRGKFFATVDHRGTSKQCPDCGAEWDNNLSIRWHTCKECGYSSNRDVASAEVIRNRGIEKYPRTIGEWKPPADKSVSAEASSAVHIGRSVLSGILNLDKCYAGMPNCEVGKPAP